A window of Cheilinus undulatus linkage group 23, ASM1832078v1, whole genome shotgun sequence genomic DNA:
TGTGACTttatagtgtgttttttttccagttttcttcAGACTAACACATATAAAGTACCTTGGGTTGCGCATACACTCATGTCTGAAGTGCCACAGCAGCTCTTTGTCCTCTGGACTAAGCGGATGCAGGGGGTCAGTGGCCACAATGGCCCCAAACTGTTTCTTCAGATGATTCGGCATCTCTCTCCGACCTCGCTCCCCTCCTTCAGCCTCCTCACCTCCCACATCCCGGCTGAGGTCTCGACTCTTTGGCAGCACCACTGGGTAGCAATACTTGTCCAGTAAAATGGCGATGGCCATGCTGGAGGCCTTGTCCGGGTTGGTAGCTGAGGTCAGCTTGTCTGCgttgatgctgctgctgctctcctcGCTCTTCTCTGGCATTTTCCACATGTGGAGGATGAACTCACCCTGGCGGAGCAGAGAGCGGTGGTCGATCAGGAGAAGGTTGACGTAGTACAGGAGGCGAGTCTTGGTCTTTCCTGAAACATGAACAGATAAACAGCGATCAGCCTTGCTccaaaacaggggtgtcaaactcattcacagcaggggccggattctggatttaggcctagcctgagggcccaacagggtcaacatttaaccatatcTGTCAACATCATTTTCActagtaataaaatatgaaaaaaacagctctgatgataaatcatttggaaattccaaaagtaaaaatgataggtttaaaggctcaaatctgaaataaaaaatccaatttattagttcaaaagatcagaacacgatattaaaaatagaaaaataatgtttttaaagagcaaatataccAGGAGAAAGTGAAAATCATAAGTTCAAAAGGTTGAAATataagatcaaatttgaaatcaagagttttaaagtcaaaatattagttaaaattttacatttttagtctgatagttcaaaatatgggattaaaaagccaaaattaggagttgaaaatgtcaaaatatgagctagaattcaaaaatatgacttaaaaagttaaaaatattacttaaattCAAACTTGGGAgtgtcaaagtatgaaatgaaaagtcaaaatcacaagtttgagTCATTATCATgacatgcaaaattgaaaatatgaaattaaaacacaaattaccccacacacacacacacacacattctttattttttattaaatatttcctactctttactttttcaaatttttatggcttaacaaggatattttaaataatcaagttgaagtttacattgttacactggaggaaatctgcagaccttatactggtgggccattatcatatgatcttgcaggccagaTATAAacgttccatgggccggatttggcccccgggccttaaCTTTGACACCTGGGCTCTAAGACCTTTTAACATGATACAGTAGACATGAGAGAATGTCTTATTATAATTAtcctgtttgtttacagatgcAAATGCCAACAGAGGACAGCTACGCTGCCAGCACAGGATATTCAAACTCAAATAAACAGGAAAGTGAATTTACTAGTAcattacatacactatatagaaAGGAAAGTATTAGACCTCACCATCATGGCAGCCTGTCCCTGTTGTGTTATCCTGGTAGGCCGTGCTGCCCTTAGGGTTTGCTGTCTGAGGATGCTTCCCACAAACCACCTAAGTACAAAAAAAAGGACACATTACCGTCAGATCTTCTAAACCTATTACCTTTCAAAACACGTAATAATTCTttaattattctgtttttaatgagaaTCTAATACTGACCTGGAGGTTGAGGCGCACTCCTTTGGGCAGGTCCTTGATCTTAATGTTAAACTCCAGCCAGCAGTTCCACAGCACCTCTTCATTGAAGGTTTTAGAGGTCGTCCTTTCCTGTCGGAGTAAAGGCAGGGTTACACTTAatttctgctgtcaaaaatgttcagtaaatgttgaaaaaatggttCTGCAACAATATAAATGTTAGTTTACAAAGCCCCAAACAACCAAGGGATAAGGCTAATCTAGCCCTTAAAGCCATCAACTGAGTCCTCAGTCGACACCtccagcttttatttttgctaACTGTGATGCCATTTCTTTTAGTTTATTCTAAATGTTTCTTACACCTAAATCTGTAACACCTAGGGTGGGATTAAAGGTCAGATACTGTCATTAACTGCAGTAGTGAAATTGTGTCATTgacctaaaaaacaaaaaattccaaaatattTGTGCACAATATGcgaacagaaaaatgtaaaaacagaaagaaacctTTCTTAACACTCCAAAAGTTATTTGTTAGctccacattttttctttttttcataaacattaCATTTTGAAGCAGGATATAAAGAGGTTTATAACAGTTTTAACTGCATTAGAAAGTCTCACTTACATGAGAGCTTTGCTGAGCATTACTTAAAACCTACCCTGGACAGAGGGGTTCAGAGGGTTTGAAAGAACCCAACCTAACTGCAGAAGATTTaagtctttttcaaaatgaataaatgtgtcCACCTTATAGAAAAACAATGACCAATCATtctaaaacacatttgaaccAAACAGAAGTCCTTATTTTGTCAAACGCACCACATATTTGGGTCAGCTTCCATCAGGCTGAGCTAACAAATCTGCATGTGATTTAGAAACTACAGCCCATAACCTGTACATTTGAGCCTTCTGCAGGATTTCTTTCTAAGTCCTGCTCCCTTTAGATTTCTGACCATTGCCACCCACTCTGCTATGTGTGTCATCCACTCCTGCCTGCACTTGCAACATGCGTGTCTGCCTGGGCACAGAGAAGCTGTTGTCTCTGTAAGGGGAGCATGAAACCCCTTGGGTATGTTTTACAAATTAGGCTACGTCTTTCAGCTCTTTTGCACAGTTTAAGTAGGTGAAAAATTCTTGTGTGTCCCTTAGCTTCACTCTGTTTGAGCCAACAGATGCTATATTCAGACATTTATGCAGCACCAGTGCCTGTAATCAACAAACATTAAGAACATTTAAACCCTGATATCTCAGCGAATGCCTTTACAGTAAGATGAGTCATTGCCCTgtagtgtgtttttaaatgtgcaggGAAAACTGCTTTATCTGTGTAGTACAGCTTATTTTTATCAGGTAAAacagagcatgtgttttgtctcattcCATATTTGTGCTCACTGAATATCAGAACTTCTCCTTTTTGTGTCAACAAAAGAACTCCATTTCTTCATCTACCTTTGTCAGTTACTTACTCATTCATAAATGAGAAGTATATCCAAATGTAAGACTTGCTGTGTCATATATGAGAGCCAACATTTATCTTCCTTTGCAAGTAATTTGTTAAACTTAATACTGCACTAGCTATCTTGGACCATCTGAGACCAGCATTAGGTTTTTGACAGCACTGCTCACTCCTACAAGATCTGCATTGTAATCTCAATGCAGTCTGATAAAGGCCTTCAGCTAACCAAACACTGAGAGCCTAATATTGAACAGAAGTCACTAAAATATGTCTACAAAAtaaggacatttttttaatcctgaaTCAGTTTGAAATATTGCATGGAGTAATGGAACACATAGGAGCAGACACAGTGAGCTGTTTGTCAATGATCTTGTATAGTCTCCATTATAAGACTGATCTTTTTCATTTGGATTACCTGAGCTAGAAGCTGCTGGCCATGGAAGATGCTAGCCTCAATGAAGACAATAAAATCTGGGATCTTTGGTAGGGATGGGATGTCAATGCCCAGCACCTTGACTCTGAATTTCCTGTTACAGTCCCACATGGAGATGGTGAAAACTCGCTCATGGTCCTTCTCGTTGATGGTCAACTGCTCATGGGTTCCTGAAAGAGAAGGAGGATCATGATTGTGTTTGGATGTACCAAGTTGGCCATTCAGAAAACGCAACTGTAGCTCGGCTGGTTACCTGCGACTCCTGTGCAGTCATCCACCTGGGCCCAGTCTTCCTTCTGGACCAGATCCAGGTCTGGATCAGGAGGCTTCTCCAGAACCAGATGGATCTCCTCTCCGTTCTTTAAACACTGACGGATCCAGTTAAAGTTCTGCAGCGGCTTATCTCCATACAGATATTCCtccctgtttaaaaaaagactaaaaaggTTAAATTCAGACAGTAAAACCATTACACATTAGTGAAGATACTCTTTCTAtacatttaaagcaacaatatgaaGAATTTTTGTCTTGAGTGATGTGGCACCCTTTTCAGGTCTTTGAGCCGCACTGTCATAAAACAAGCGTAGTGCTGTTTTCTCTCCCTCATACGAAGCCAGCAAAGGTGTTGTGAAAAGCCAAATAACCTTGTCAACTGAAAAGGTCCAGTAATATCTGGCCTCGTCACTCTCTTCTACTCTTTTTATCATTAGCCACGTGTTTTCTTCCAGCTTCAGCTATTGAATCAAGCAGTACTGAGACAAAGCAATGCACACTTCTCACAAGAGAACTGTGGCCTGCTGCCAAAGGTACACATTGCTAAAAGCAGGTGACCTGGGCACTCTGTAGAAATAAAAGTTACTCTCCCTATTCTCCCTGTATTATCAAACTGGCTCTTTAACATGGGAAAAGTcacatattgttgctttaaatttaagtttacttttcatttcaaaCTTAGTAACACTAGCTCATTTAAGAGTAGCTCAACAGTGGTTGCATATTTGCTGTAGGTTCTGATATGCTGTACCTTCCACACACTCGTAACACAAAGTCGGCCTCACACATGTTTTCAGGGATGCCTAGCAAAACTCTCTTGTTTGCTATTTTGGTGAAAAAGTTTGTCAATACctgaaaaagacagaaactgtcataaaaatcaaaaggagggggaaaagctttaaatgtaaaGAATTTACACCAGAAAAGTCTACCTGTGCAGGAGTGTCGTCGATGGAGACTTTGATGGTCTGGCTGATTGTGCTGATGTGGATCACAACCAGGATGTGACCATTACCGACCTTAAAAGGGGGTCACAGAGTCTCAATTAATGCCAGGTCTCAAGTAATGTCGGAGTTCAACTCTACAAAGAGTAAACTGATCTAAGCTCCGGCAACTGCGATTCCAAATCCGTGTGGATGTGTTTGGCATCATGcccatttgcaccatgagtgaagttatccactgagttagagttcccacCTCTGACTTTAGATGTTCCTGAAGGATGTCTTgtgtatgcattgccttgctatgagggtGACTTTGTACAGTGGAGACCCACCTTGcaacttttaaagtgttaaattcaaCTTAACATGAGTTTAAATAAGCCTGAATTAAACTTTGTTATAGAAGAGTGACTAgttgaacaacctggttggagagcTATTCTCTTATTGTTATTGCCAATTGGGAAAtattatattttactgtacaactcctcagaaGCCACTCAAcacttaaaataaactttaaattaaaaatatatcagCAGATTTATggaccagtacttttattttcacttaagtaatttttaaccagagtaactacttttacttgagtgcaacagttgtgtactttttcaaTCTCTGGCATTTACTGAGTTTTAGAGAAATTGGAAAGAAAATTCTGAGAAAATCTGCTATTACATAGAATTAAAACTGCTTCATTAACATGGAAACAGATATCTTCCTCAAATAAGCAACTGAAAGGATTATGTTTCATTAGTTATACTTTACGCACATACACACCTTGCTGAGCAGGTGTTCAGGCAGTGGCTTGCGGGTCACCCATGGGTCCATGGAGTAAAGCTTTCTGTCTCGGTCCGACAGCTCGATGCGTCGTGGCGTCAGCAGCTTCCTGCGTGTGAACTCCAGCTCATCATCGTGTACATTGCTAACGTCAGTCACATCATAGCCAATCAGGTAGTTCAGGTAGCGCTGATACTGCAGGGACTCATCTGAGGGCTGAGGGCGGGGAACCATCTGGATCCGGCCCGTGTCtttctttaaagctttaaaacacaacaaactttttaggactgaaaaacaaaaaccactTCTAAATCCACATTTGTCTCAGGTTGGTACCTCTCCAGTAGCGAATGCAGTCCAGTGTCTGGAAGACCTGATGTTTATCATAGATCTCACACGTGGTGCCTTTCTTCTGGTAGAGCAGGATGCAGTGGTCCGGGGAAAGTCTCTGGTAGAAGTCAGGACAGAGGTTTTGAGTCACCGCCTTCATCCACACCTGAGCTTTCAcctaaaggacaaaaaaatacacacaaataatGGCACTGAATTAGTTTAAAGCCATTGTATTCTAAATTCcaagagaaaaatattaaatcattGACCTGTTCCACCGTCCAGTTTCCAGCCACCTCCATCTGCAGAGTGTCAAGGCTGCTCCCGCCCCGCACCACAGTGGGCATAACAAACTCCACACTGATCTGATCCATGGATGTGCCGGTCGACGAGCTTATGGCTTTCTTTCGCCTCCTCCTCCGGGTCTCTTCATGCACGACTTTGGGCTCTTCGTCACTCACCTGGATCTGCTTCTCGTCCATCGCCTAGCTTGAATGGATTCAGAGACAATGCTGGTTTTTCCTTCTGTAATAGCAGTCACATATCTATGCAGAGGTCTTAATGAATGACTTTTAAACATCTGGACTGTTGGAAACTAGCAATTTTTGTGTTTATCCTAGTCAAAAGAAAATTGTATACTTTCTTCTAGCTTAAAATGATAAGATTCGACATTAGGTGATGGTATTGTCTGCTTAAACTAGGGGTCAACTAATATTGGTTTTTGAGGGCCTATACTGGTTATTAGCAGTTCAAGAGATCGATAATTTGGACCTGAGAtacatgacagttttttaatttcgcaaaaatttctaaaattctgttttcactttgtcataatgggGTACTGGGTGTAGATTAATGGGAATAAAGTAAATGTTTATTGTAGCTCAGGTGCAACACAGaaagtaaagggggtctgaatactctctAAATGAACTGTATGTTTCAGTTAACACATTAGTCCATCATTATTCTGGTGTACAAAGTCAACAAAGTGAAGAAAGATGATTCTGATCTactcagtgtgtttttattctcagttTCTAACACAGTAAAGGCTTTTGGGTCAGCTGGTGTATTAACATTTACCATCTTTGCTCTATTTTTCTGTCATAGTAGTTTTCCTCTGGTGCACTTTGAATTCTTTGTTTCCCTTGAAGCAGCTTTTACACTGTGATCTGCACAGTAACTACATTTCCACAAGTTATCTCTCTGtatcctctctttctttcttatgCATTTCTAAATTGTATTTTCTATTAATCCATAATATTCTAAAGCGCTAAATAAATGAAGCTCcctttttaataaattgaacaaagaaatattcaaaCACAGTTAAGTATTTCAACTCAtgatgtgtgtaaatgtgtctaAAATCACAGGTTAAAGTGGTTGGAGTTTCCCTTCTGCTTATTTCGCACCAGCAGAGGAAGTTTACaaagcaggaagcaaaactagaATCAGCATGGATCGAGCTATAAATGCAACAACAGTGACACAGCCTGCTGTTTTCAACTCTGTCATTAACAAAATTAACTCTTTAACAGCAATAACACCAGGCTGGGACGAGTCTGAAAGGACTAAAAGAAACTTTTAAGAGCAGCCGTAGCCAAAACGGTGTCAGTCTGCAGGAAATGTAACGGTACAGCTGCCACAATATTTACATGGGGAGGTGTCAATTTCATAAAACTAGAAAATTAATATGTGTGACTCACCAATGAACGCAGACAGCGACGTAACCCGAATATTTTGACGAAGGTTTCGGCATTTATGCtacataaaaatccaaaatatacAGCAGGAAACTTAAATGAAGTTTGAAAAGAGTCTGAACAGAGGAAACGAAGCGAAGCGACTCAGGAAGGATGTCAAGCTAGCCGGCTAACTCTTACTAGCACAAAGAAGATCCCTACTTCCGGCTtctcctttcaaaataaagcaacatATATTCCAAACGTTAGTCGGCACTAATGGGATAAACTGAGTACCATTTGGTAGATTAATAATGTTTCCGTTGTCTTATCAggtgaaaaaataatgttttgaaaGTTCAAAGTTAAGGATAAAGTGTTTTCACTCCAAGACAGAGATGCTATGGATAAAATCAACTGGTGggaacatgaaataaaaaatcgtATACATAATAACAATTAGAATgcatataaaataatattaattaatatttataataatactTATAAAattagtttctgttttttaaataattgtttcATGTTCACGAAGATACGTAACGGAAATGTTTAGAtaatattttgtctttcttgacGAGTTCTGTCTTCACGCAGTTCATGAGTGTGACCACTAGAGAGCAATACACGCTCACAAAAAGGCGTGATGCCTTGTAGCTACAGAAATGTCTTTGGGCTTGGTTTTAAATAGTTTCTCCCTTTTGACAGACACtttcatggattttttaaattattaatttgtCAAGAAATGTTGCTAATAGGAAGACCTTTTTATGTCCTATTTGGACAAAGTATTTGTCATGttcatttagtcttttttacataagataagataaacttttattgatccCCCATCAGGGGAAATGTGGTTATTACATCAGCTCAacaagagacagacagaaataaGCATTACAGGCTCATTGGGATCATGGTGTGTTGTAAAGTATGCTATTATAAAAGTTTAATGCGTTTTTAACTTGAGGAAGATTTGGTCCACTCAGCCTCTGGTTTACGAGCATGCTGCTGTTTCTAATTATGGATTTCAGCTTCTGTCTGGAGCTTTAAAGTATCTTAACCTCACATAAATAACGGTTTACAAGGATATATGTCACCTCTTAAAAAATTGATATGTCTCTTGGGTaggttaaactttaaaaataaagatatatgCTCACCTTTACTGCAATATATATGCCTCTGCCAtggatcatttttttaatctactcTGTTATGTAGTGTAGGTACCTAAGCTAAAAATGGTCCAGATAAGGATGAAGCATCAAGTCTCCTCAAAATGTAACTGTTATTCACAATGACTGATCCGATCTgtttatttaacccttattGACAGTAAACAATAGTTTTTTATTAACCTGAGGATGGGGAAGAGTGTTTGGTAAAGAGAAGGAGGGAAAATGTCCAGAAAGCGAGCATGGCAAAGCAAAACTGACCCATAATGAATAAGGGGGATGCGCAGATTTCAGTACGTTTGCAAGCAAAGTATAATGTTTATGCATATTTATTTGTCTGGCTCTTTTCAATGAAAAAGTTCCAATTTGAATAGAAATTTTATATTTTGGGATAAAGGCAGTTTAGATACTGACCCATTTTAGTATAACTAGTTAGGTAAAATTGCCAATTAATACAAGCTTAAACaatttaaacataatttaatatatattttttacacttGTACACCAATGTAACCGTACTTTGAGGCTCCTTGAGGCTCAAGGCCCCAGGCAATTGCCCACCTTCAAAACtggctcaggtcatgacctttAAGATTTGCTCTCCTGATTCTTCATGTTGGACTAGTTTGACTGCATAACAGCTATTTAAGGTCAACCTGAAGACTGTTTTTCTGCTGCGTATATATTAAGCATGGTtatatttttagttgttttaaaCACTGCCCCCCTATTTTAATACATGCTTACAGTATGACTTCGTCATTGCTttacatcagaacccaataacatCATTGCCCAACTATGATACCGGAATGTACATTGTCTAGTTTCCTTAATCAAAACCCCTTTAAGAAACCTAAACATTTTACTTGCTGTAGTGGTTCTTATATCACAGCAACCCACCCAATGTTTTATTGTTGTGGTGGTGAAAATACAGAGAACAAGTCTGCAATGGACCGACCAATGAGGAGCAGAGAATCTCTAGATTGACGTCACGTCTGGCCAATAGGATCGCTGGGAGGAAAGTGTTTATACCAGCCCCCATTCCCGTACAAGGCGACTGTTTTGGTGAGTTAAGGAAAGTTCATTGAAATCATTTGTGGCTTTAAAAG
This region includes:
- the pik3cg gene encoding phosphatidylinositol 4,5-bisphosphate 3-kinase catalytic subunit gamma isoform; protein product: MDEKQIQVSDEEPKVVHEETRRRRRKKAISSSTGTSMDQISVEFVMPTVVRGGSSLDTLQMEVAGNWTVEQVKAQVWMKAVTQNLCPDFYQRLSPDHCILLYQKKGTTCEIYDKHQVFQTLDCIRYWRALKKDTGRIQMVPRPQPSDESLQYQRYLNYLIGYDVTDVSNVHDDELEFTRRKLLTPRRIELSDRDRKLYSMDPWVTRKPLPEHLLSKVGNGHILVVIHISTISQTIKVSIDDTPAQVLTNFFTKIANKRVLLGIPENMCEADFVLRVCGREEYLYGDKPLQNFNWIRQCLKNGEEIHLVLEKPPDPDLDLVQKEDWAQVDDCTGVAGTHEQLTINEKDHERVFTISMWDCNRKFRVKVLGIDIPSLPKIPDFIVFIEASIFHGQQLLAQERTTSKTFNEEVLWNCWLEFNIKIKDLPKGVRLNLQVVCGKHPQTANPKGSTAYQDNTTGTGCHDGKTKTRLLYYVNLLLIDHRSLLRQGEFILHMWKMPEKSEESSSSINADKLTSATNPDKASSMAIAILLDKYCYPVVLPKSRDLSRDVGGEEAEGGERGRREMPNHLKKQFGAIVATDPLHPLSPEDKELLWHFRHECMRNPRAYPKLLGSVRWGKQEDVLATHRLLERSSAWDSSGLDVGLAMQLLDCHYSDAQVRSMAVRKLETLEDDDVLRYLLQLVQAVKFEPYHDSALVRFLLKRALRSKRIGHFLFWFLRSEIAQSMHYQQRYAVLLEAYLRGCGEDMLQDFRKQVEMTETLQKVTREMKATSADKYDVTAQVVFQLRQKLETLQLPQSFRVPYDPGLRAGALLIEQCKVMASKKKPLWLQFKRADPTTLSKDPIGIIFKDGDDLRQDMLILQILLIMESIWETESLDLCLLPYGCISTGNRIGMIEIVKDATTIANIQQSVVGSTGAFKDEILNQWLREKCVSEEKFQQAVERFLYSCGGYCVATYVLGIGDRHNDNIMITESGNLFHIDFGHILGNYKSFMGISKEWVPFVLTPDFLYVMGTSGKKSSAHFQKFQDVCVKAYLALRHHTNLLIILFSMMLMTGMPQLTSKEDIEYIREALTVGRSEDEAQRHLLDQIEICREKGWMVQINWFVHLVLGIKQGVEKRST